One genomic window of Motacilla alba alba isolate MOTALB_02 chromosome 1, Motacilla_alba_V1.0_pri, whole genome shotgun sequence includes the following:
- the ZNF384 gene encoding zinc finger protein 384 isoform X2, whose product MSGSYRAIGRVTSRVLVKMEESHFNSSPYFWPAVPTVSGQIENTMFINKMKEQLLPTEKGCSLAPPHYPALLTVPTSVALPTGISMDSDTKPEQLTPHSQAPVTQNITVVPVQSAGLMTAGPGLVITSPSGSLVTTAASAQTFPISAPMIVSALPPGSQAALQVVPDLSKKGTTTLAEGGGGGGVAPKPPRGRKKKRLQESGLPEMSDPFVLTNEDDEDQHKDGKTYRCRMCSLTFYSKSEMQIHSKSHTETKPHKCPHCSKSFANSSYLAQHIRIHSGAKPYTCSYCQKAFRQLSHLQQHTRIHSKLHTAIVKPHKCPHCSKSFANTSYLAQHLRIHSGAKPYTCRYCQKAFRQLSHLQQHTRIHTGDRPYKCAHPGCEKAFTQLSNLQSHRRQHNKDKPFKCHNCHRAYTDAASLEVHLATHTVKHAKVYTCSICSRAYTSETYLMKHMRKHNIPDPQQQVVQAQAQASQQQQHFQPQGGGAAGGPSGDTNQPNPPPQCSFDLTPYKTSEHHKDICLTVSTSAIQVEHLSSS is encoded by the exons ATGTCTGGTAGTTATAGAGCAATTGGAAGGGTTACGAGCAGAGTTCTGGTAAA GATGGAAGAATCTCATTTCAACTCCTCCCCGTACTTctggccagcagtgcccaccGTCTCGGGACAG ATTGAGAACACCATGTTCATTAACAAGATGAAGGAGCAGCTATTGCCCACAGAgaagggctgcagcctggctccccCCCACTACCCTGCCTTGCTGACAGTCCCCACCTCTGTGGCGCTGCCCACTGGTATCTCCATGGACTCAGACACCAAGCCGGAGCAGCTGACACCACACAGCCAAGCCCCCGTGACTCAGAACATCACCGTGGTACCAGTGCAGTCTGCTGGGCTCATGACAGCAG GTCCTGGTCTGGTGATAACTTCTCCGTCAGGTTCTCTGGTGACCACAGCCGCCTCTGCCCAGACCTTTCCCATCTCAGCTCCCATGATTGTCTCTGCGCTACCCCCTGGCTCCCAGGCAGCCCTACAGGTGGTTCCAGACCTGTCCAAGAAAGGGACAACCACCCTCGCTGAAGGTGGTGGGGGTGGGGGAGTTGCCCCCAAACCACCCCGGGGCCGGAAGAAGAAACGATTGCAGGAGTCGGGGCTGCCAGAGATGAGCGACCCCTTTGTGCTGACAAACGAGGATGATGAGGACCAGCACAAGGATGGCAAGACATACAG GTGCCGGATGTGTTCGCTGACCTTCTACTCCAAGTCGGAGATGCAGATCCACTCCAAGTCCCATACGGAGACAAAGCCACACAAGTGTCCTCACTGCTCCAAGAGCTTCGCCAACAGCTCCTACCTGGCCCAGCACATTCGTATCCACTCAGGGGCCAAGCCCTACACGTGCAGCTACTGCCAGAAGGCCTTCCGCCAGCTctcccacctgcagcagcacacacg GATCCACTCCAAGCTCCACACGGCGATTGTCAAGCCGCACAAGTGTCCTCACTGCTCCAAGAGCTTCGCCAACACATCCTACCTGGCCCAGCACCTCCGCATCCACTCGGGGGCCAAGCCCTACACCTGCCGCTACTGCCAGAAGGCCTTCCGCCAGCTctcccacctgcagcagcacacacg TATCCACACCGGGGACCGACCCTACAAATGTGCTCACCCTGGGTGTGAAAAGGCTTTCACCCAGCTTTCCAACTTGCAG TCCCACAGACGGCAGCACAACAAAGACAAACCTTTCAAGTGCCACAACTGCCACCGTGCGTACACGGACGCTGCCTCGTTGGAGGTGCACCTGGCTACGCACACGGTGAAACACGCCAAGGTCTACACCTGCTCCATCTGCAGCCGGGCCTACACCTCG GAGACGTACCTGATGAAGCACATGCGGAAACACAACATCCCTGACCCACAGCAGCAAGTGGTTCAGGCACAAGCCCAGGCctcgcagcagcagcagcacttccagccGCAGGGCGGGGGGGCAGCAGGGGGCCCTTCTGGAGACACTAACCAACCCAACCCTCCCCCCCAGTGCTCCTTTGACCTGACTCCTTACAAGACTTCAGAGCATCACAAGGACATCTGCCTCACTGTCAGCACCAGCGCCATCCAAGTGGAGCACCTCTCCAGCTCCTAG
- the ZNF384 gene encoding zinc finger protein 384 isoform X3 codes for MEESHFNSSPYFWPAVPTVSGQIENTMFINKMKEQLLPTEKGCSLAPPHYPALLTVPTSVALPTGISMDSDTKPEQLTPHSQAPVTQNITVVPVQSAGLMTAGPGLVITSPSGSLVTTAASAQTFPISAPMIVSALPPGSQAALQVVPDLSKKGTTTLAEGGGGGGVAPKPPRGRKKKRLQESGLPEMSDPFVLTNEDDEDQHKDGKTYRCRMCSLTFYSKSEMQIHSKSHTETKPHKCPHCSKSFANSSYLAQHIRIHSGAKPYTCSYCQKAFRQLSHLQQHTRIHSKLHTAIVKPHKCPHCSKSFANTSYLAQHLRIHSGAKPYTCRYCQKAFRQLSHLQQHTRIHTGDRPYKCAHPGCEKAFTQLSNLQSHRRQHNKDKPFKCHNCHRAYTDAASLEVHLATHTVKHAKVYTCSICSRAYTSETYLMKHMRKHNIPDPQQQVVQAQAQASQQQQHFQPQGGGAAGGPSGDTNQPNPPPQCSFDLTPYKTSEHHKDICLTVSTSAIQVEHLSSS; via the exons ATGGAAGAATCTCATTTCAACTCCTCCCCGTACTTctggccagcagtgcccaccGTCTCGGGACAG ATTGAGAACACCATGTTCATTAACAAGATGAAGGAGCAGCTATTGCCCACAGAgaagggctgcagcctggctccccCCCACTACCCTGCCTTGCTGACAGTCCCCACCTCTGTGGCGCTGCCCACTGGTATCTCCATGGACTCAGACACCAAGCCGGAGCAGCTGACACCACACAGCCAAGCCCCCGTGACTCAGAACATCACCGTGGTACCAGTGCAGTCTGCTGGGCTCATGACAGCAG GTCCTGGTCTGGTGATAACTTCTCCGTCAGGTTCTCTGGTGACCACAGCCGCCTCTGCCCAGACCTTTCCCATCTCAGCTCCCATGATTGTCTCTGCGCTACCCCCTGGCTCCCAGGCAGCCCTACAGGTGGTTCCAGACCTGTCCAAGAAAGGGACAACCACCCTCGCTGAAGGTGGTGGGGGTGGGGGAGTTGCCCCCAAACCACCCCGGGGCCGGAAGAAGAAACGATTGCAGGAGTCGGGGCTGCCAGAGATGAGCGACCCCTTTGTGCTGACAAACGAGGATGATGAGGACCAGCACAAGGATGGCAAGACATACAG GTGCCGGATGTGTTCGCTGACCTTCTACTCCAAGTCGGAGATGCAGATCCACTCCAAGTCCCATACGGAGACAAAGCCACACAAGTGTCCTCACTGCTCCAAGAGCTTCGCCAACAGCTCCTACCTGGCCCAGCACATTCGTATCCACTCAGGGGCCAAGCCCTACACGTGCAGCTACTGCCAGAAGGCCTTCCGCCAGCTctcccacctgcagcagcacacacg GATCCACTCCAAGCTCCACACGGCGATTGTCAAGCCGCACAAGTGTCCTCACTGCTCCAAGAGCTTCGCCAACACATCCTACCTGGCCCAGCACCTCCGCATCCACTCGGGGGCCAAGCCCTACACCTGCCGCTACTGCCAGAAGGCCTTCCGCCAGCTctcccacctgcagcagcacacacg TATCCACACCGGGGACCGACCCTACAAATGTGCTCACCCTGGGTGTGAAAAGGCTTTCACCCAGCTTTCCAACTTGCAG TCCCACAGACGGCAGCACAACAAAGACAAACCTTTCAAGTGCCACAACTGCCACCGTGCGTACACGGACGCTGCCTCGTTGGAGGTGCACCTGGCTACGCACACGGTGAAACACGCCAAGGTCTACACCTGCTCCATCTGCAGCCGGGCCTACACCTCG GAGACGTACCTGATGAAGCACATGCGGAAACACAACATCCCTGACCCACAGCAGCAAGTGGTTCAGGCACAAGCCCAGGCctcgcagcagcagcagcacttccagccGCAGGGCGGGGGGGCAGCAGGGGGCCCTTCTGGAGACACTAACCAACCCAACCCTCCCCCCCAGTGCTCCTTTGACCTGACTCCTTACAAGACTTCAGAGCATCACAAGGACATCTGCCTCACTGTCAGCACCAGCGCCATCCAAGTGGAGCACCTCTCCAGCTCCTAG
- the ZNF384 gene encoding zinc finger protein 384 isoform X5, which produces MSGSYRAIGRVTSRVLVKMEESHFNSSPYFWPAVPTVSGQIENTMFINKMKEQLLPTEKGCSLAPPHYPALLTVPTSVALPTGISMDSDTKPEQLTPHSQAPVTQNITVVPVQSAGLMTAGPGLVITSPSGSLVTTAASAQTFPISAPMIVSALPPGSQAALQVVPDLSKKGTTTLAEGGGGGGVAPKPPRGRKKKRLQESGLPEMSDPFVLTNEDDEDQHKDGKTYRCRMCSLTFYSKSEMQIHSKSHTETKPHKCPHCSKSFANSSYLAQHIRIHSGAKPYTCSYCQKAFRQLSHLQQHTRIHTGDRPYKCAHPGCEKAFTQLSNLQSHRRQHNKDKPFKCHNCHRAYTDAASLEVHLATHTVKHAKVYTCSICSRAYTSETYLMKHMRKHNIPDPQQQVVQAQAQASQQQQHFQPQGGGAAGGPSGDTNQPNPPPQCSFDLTPYKTSEHHKDICLTVSTSAIQVEHLSSS; this is translated from the exons ATGTCTGGTAGTTATAGAGCAATTGGAAGGGTTACGAGCAGAGTTCTGGTAAA GATGGAAGAATCTCATTTCAACTCCTCCCCGTACTTctggccagcagtgcccaccGTCTCGGGACAG ATTGAGAACACCATGTTCATTAACAAGATGAAGGAGCAGCTATTGCCCACAGAgaagggctgcagcctggctccccCCCACTACCCTGCCTTGCTGACAGTCCCCACCTCTGTGGCGCTGCCCACTGGTATCTCCATGGACTCAGACACCAAGCCGGAGCAGCTGACACCACACAGCCAAGCCCCCGTGACTCAGAACATCACCGTGGTACCAGTGCAGTCTGCTGGGCTCATGACAGCAG GTCCTGGTCTGGTGATAACTTCTCCGTCAGGTTCTCTGGTGACCACAGCCGCCTCTGCCCAGACCTTTCCCATCTCAGCTCCCATGATTGTCTCTGCGCTACCCCCTGGCTCCCAGGCAGCCCTACAGGTGGTTCCAGACCTGTCCAAGAAAGGGACAACCACCCTCGCTGAAGGTGGTGGGGGTGGGGGAGTTGCCCCCAAACCACCCCGGGGCCGGAAGAAGAAACGATTGCAGGAGTCGGGGCTGCCAGAGATGAGCGACCCCTTTGTGCTGACAAACGAGGATGATGAGGACCAGCACAAGGATGGCAAGACATACAG GTGCCGGATGTGTTCGCTGACCTTCTACTCCAAGTCGGAGATGCAGATCCACTCCAAGTCCCATACGGAGACAAAGCCACACAAGTGTCCTCACTGCTCCAAGAGCTTCGCCAACAGCTCCTACCTGGCCCAGCACATTCGTATCCACTCAGGGGCCAAGCCCTACACGTGCAGCTACTGCCAGAAGGCCTTCCGCCAGCTctcccacctgcagcagcacacacg TATCCACACCGGGGACCGACCCTACAAATGTGCTCACCCTGGGTGTGAAAAGGCTTTCACCCAGCTTTCCAACTTGCAG TCCCACAGACGGCAGCACAACAAAGACAAACCTTTCAAGTGCCACAACTGCCACCGTGCGTACACGGACGCTGCCTCGTTGGAGGTGCACCTGGCTACGCACACGGTGAAACACGCCAAGGTCTACACCTGCTCCATCTGCAGCCGGGCCTACACCTCG GAGACGTACCTGATGAAGCACATGCGGAAACACAACATCCCTGACCCACAGCAGCAAGTGGTTCAGGCACAAGCCCAGGCctcgcagcagcagcagcacttccagccGCAGGGCGGGGGGGCAGCAGGGGGCCCTTCTGGAGACACTAACCAACCCAACCCTCCCCCCCAGTGCTCCTTTGACCTGACTCCTTACAAGACTTCAGAGCATCACAAGGACATCTGCCTCACTGTCAGCACCAGCGCCATCCAAGTGGAGCACCTCTCCAGCTCCTAG
- the ZNF384 gene encoding zinc finger protein 384 isoform X1: MAGVPRPAERRPLPCGAPGASVTEAVCLQSRPWKEEKCKRRESERARMEESHFNSSPYFWPAVPTVSGQIENTMFINKMKEQLLPTEKGCSLAPPHYPALLTVPTSVALPTGISMDSDTKPEQLTPHSQAPVTQNITVVPVQSAGLMTAGPGLVITSPSGSLVTTAASAQTFPISAPMIVSALPPGSQAALQVVPDLSKKGTTTLAEGGGGGGVAPKPPRGRKKKRLQESGLPEMSDPFVLTNEDDEDQHKDGKTYRCRMCSLTFYSKSEMQIHSKSHTETKPHKCPHCSKSFANSSYLAQHIRIHSGAKPYTCSYCQKAFRQLSHLQQHTRIHSKLHTAIVKPHKCPHCSKSFANTSYLAQHLRIHSGAKPYTCRYCQKAFRQLSHLQQHTRIHTGDRPYKCAHPGCEKAFTQLSNLQSHRRQHNKDKPFKCHNCHRAYTDAASLEVHLATHTVKHAKVYTCSICSRAYTSETYLMKHMRKHNIPDPQQQVVQAQAQASQQQQHFQPQGGGAAGGPSGDTNQPNPPPQCSFDLTPYKTSEHHKDICLTVSTSAIQVEHLSSS, translated from the exons ATGGCCGGGGTGCCCCGGCCCGCGGAGCGCCGCCCGCTGCCATGCGGGGCCCCCGGCGCCTCGGTAACCGAGGCGGTTTGTTTGCAGAGCCGGCcctggaaggaggagaaatgcAAGAGGAGGGAGAGTGAGAGGG ctAGGATGGAAGAATCTCATTTCAACTCCTCCCCGTACTTctggccagcagtgcccaccGTCTCGGGACAG ATTGAGAACACCATGTTCATTAACAAGATGAAGGAGCAGCTATTGCCCACAGAgaagggctgcagcctggctccccCCCACTACCCTGCCTTGCTGACAGTCCCCACCTCTGTGGCGCTGCCCACTGGTATCTCCATGGACTCAGACACCAAGCCGGAGCAGCTGACACCACACAGCCAAGCCCCCGTGACTCAGAACATCACCGTGGTACCAGTGCAGTCTGCTGGGCTCATGACAGCAG GTCCTGGTCTGGTGATAACTTCTCCGTCAGGTTCTCTGGTGACCACAGCCGCCTCTGCCCAGACCTTTCCCATCTCAGCTCCCATGATTGTCTCTGCGCTACCCCCTGGCTCCCAGGCAGCCCTACAGGTGGTTCCAGACCTGTCCAAGAAAGGGACAACCACCCTCGCTGAAGGTGGTGGGGGTGGGGGAGTTGCCCCCAAACCACCCCGGGGCCGGAAGAAGAAACGATTGCAGGAGTCGGGGCTGCCAGAGATGAGCGACCCCTTTGTGCTGACAAACGAGGATGATGAGGACCAGCACAAGGATGGCAAGACATACAG GTGCCGGATGTGTTCGCTGACCTTCTACTCCAAGTCGGAGATGCAGATCCACTCCAAGTCCCATACGGAGACAAAGCCACACAAGTGTCCTCACTGCTCCAAGAGCTTCGCCAACAGCTCCTACCTGGCCCAGCACATTCGTATCCACTCAGGGGCCAAGCCCTACACGTGCAGCTACTGCCAGAAGGCCTTCCGCCAGCTctcccacctgcagcagcacacacg GATCCACTCCAAGCTCCACACGGCGATTGTCAAGCCGCACAAGTGTCCTCACTGCTCCAAGAGCTTCGCCAACACATCCTACCTGGCCCAGCACCTCCGCATCCACTCGGGGGCCAAGCCCTACACCTGCCGCTACTGCCAGAAGGCCTTCCGCCAGCTctcccacctgcagcagcacacacg TATCCACACCGGGGACCGACCCTACAAATGTGCTCACCCTGGGTGTGAAAAGGCTTTCACCCAGCTTTCCAACTTGCAG TCCCACAGACGGCAGCACAACAAAGACAAACCTTTCAAGTGCCACAACTGCCACCGTGCGTACACGGACGCTGCCTCGTTGGAGGTGCACCTGGCTACGCACACGGTGAAACACGCCAAGGTCTACACCTGCTCCATCTGCAGCCGGGCCTACACCTCG GAGACGTACCTGATGAAGCACATGCGGAAACACAACATCCCTGACCCACAGCAGCAAGTGGTTCAGGCACAAGCCCAGGCctcgcagcagcagcagcacttccagccGCAGGGCGGGGGGGCAGCAGGGGGCCCTTCTGGAGACACTAACCAACCCAACCCTCCCCCCCAGTGCTCCTTTGACCTGACTCCTTACAAGACTTCAGAGCATCACAAGGACATCTGCCTCACTGTCAGCACCAGCGCCATCCAAGTGGAGCACCTCTCCAGCTCCTAG
- the ZNF384 gene encoding zinc finger protein 384 isoform X4: MEESHFNSSPYFWPAVPTVSGQIENTMFINKMKEQLLPTEKGCSLAPPHYPALLTVPTSVALPTGISMDSDTKPEQLTPHSQAPVTQNITVVPVQSAGLMTAGPGLVITSPSGSLVTTAASAQTFPISAPMIVSALPPGSQAALQVVPDLSKKGTTTLAEGGGGGGVAPKPPRGRKKKRLQESGLPEMSDPFVLTNEDDEDQHKDGKTYRCRMCSLTFYSKSEMQIHSKSHTETKPHKCPHCSKSFANSSYLAQHIRIHSGAKPYTCSYCQKAFRQLSHLQQHTRIHTGDRPYKCAHPGCEKAFTQLSNLQSHRRQHNKDKPFKCHNCHRAYTDAASLEVHLATHTVKHAKVYTCSICSRAYTSETYLMKHMRKHNIPDPQQQVVQAQAQASQQQQHFQPQGGGAAGGPSGDTNQPNPPPQCSFDLTPYKTSEHHKDICLTVSTSAIQVEHLSSS, encoded by the exons ATGGAAGAATCTCATTTCAACTCCTCCCCGTACTTctggccagcagtgcccaccGTCTCGGGACAG ATTGAGAACACCATGTTCATTAACAAGATGAAGGAGCAGCTATTGCCCACAGAgaagggctgcagcctggctccccCCCACTACCCTGCCTTGCTGACAGTCCCCACCTCTGTGGCGCTGCCCACTGGTATCTCCATGGACTCAGACACCAAGCCGGAGCAGCTGACACCACACAGCCAAGCCCCCGTGACTCAGAACATCACCGTGGTACCAGTGCAGTCTGCTGGGCTCATGACAGCAG GTCCTGGTCTGGTGATAACTTCTCCGTCAGGTTCTCTGGTGACCACAGCCGCCTCTGCCCAGACCTTTCCCATCTCAGCTCCCATGATTGTCTCTGCGCTACCCCCTGGCTCCCAGGCAGCCCTACAGGTGGTTCCAGACCTGTCCAAGAAAGGGACAACCACCCTCGCTGAAGGTGGTGGGGGTGGGGGAGTTGCCCCCAAACCACCCCGGGGCCGGAAGAAGAAACGATTGCAGGAGTCGGGGCTGCCAGAGATGAGCGACCCCTTTGTGCTGACAAACGAGGATGATGAGGACCAGCACAAGGATGGCAAGACATACAG GTGCCGGATGTGTTCGCTGACCTTCTACTCCAAGTCGGAGATGCAGATCCACTCCAAGTCCCATACGGAGACAAAGCCACACAAGTGTCCTCACTGCTCCAAGAGCTTCGCCAACAGCTCCTACCTGGCCCAGCACATTCGTATCCACTCAGGGGCCAAGCCCTACACGTGCAGCTACTGCCAGAAGGCCTTCCGCCAGCTctcccacctgcagcagcacacacg TATCCACACCGGGGACCGACCCTACAAATGTGCTCACCCTGGGTGTGAAAAGGCTTTCACCCAGCTTTCCAACTTGCAG TCCCACAGACGGCAGCACAACAAAGACAAACCTTTCAAGTGCCACAACTGCCACCGTGCGTACACGGACGCTGCCTCGTTGGAGGTGCACCTGGCTACGCACACGGTGAAACACGCCAAGGTCTACACCTGCTCCATCTGCAGCCGGGCCTACACCTCG GAGACGTACCTGATGAAGCACATGCGGAAACACAACATCCCTGACCCACAGCAGCAAGTGGTTCAGGCACAAGCCCAGGCctcgcagcagcagcagcacttccagccGCAGGGCGGGGGGGCAGCAGGGGGCCCTTCTGGAGACACTAACCAACCCAACCCTCCCCCCCAGTGCTCCTTTGACCTGACTCCTTACAAGACTTCAGAGCATCACAAGGACATCTGCCTCACTGTCAGCACCAGCGCCATCCAAGTGGAGCACCTCTCCAGCTCCTAG